A genomic stretch from Setaria viridis chromosome 1, Setaria_viridis_v4.0, whole genome shotgun sequence includes:
- the LOC117841486 gene encoding rhamnogalacturonan I rhamnosyltransferase 1: protein MVCKVATMGIKAADKLRFPSSAAAAAARSRMKPWMVRATTTVLLWTCVVQLTAVGNTWGPRVLKGWPSCRTAREAAAAAAVTTTRLAMPEAVVEKAALPPKRIYRNNGYLMVSCNGGLNQMRAAICDMVAIARYLNITLIVPELDKTSFWNDPSEFQDIFDVEHFVTSLRDEVRILRELPPRIKRGVELGKFHSMPPISWSDISYYHKQILPLIRKYKVLHLNRTDARLANNGLPLEIQRLRCRVNYAALKFTPQIEELGRRVIRILRQNGPFLVLHLRYEMDMLAFSGCTQGCTPKEAEELTRMRYAYPWWKEKVINSFVKRKDGLCPLTPEEIALVLRALDIDKNMQIYIAAGEIYGGKRRMASLTSAYPNVVRKETLLEPSDLMFFQNHSSQMAALDYLVSLESDIFVPTYDGNMAKVVEGHRRYMGFKKTILLDRKLIVELVDQYTSGSLRWDEFSSLIKAVHANRMGSATTRTVIPDRPKEEDYFYANPQECLRHPNLLRTS from the exons ATGGTGTGCAAGGTGGCAACAATGGGGATCAAGGCGGCGGACAAGCTCAGGTTCCCGtcctcggcggccgccgcggcggcgcggtcgcgCATGAAGCCGTGGATGGTGCGCGCCACCACGACGGTGCTGCTCTGGACCTGTGTCGTGCAGCTCACGGCCGTGGGGAACACCTGGGGGCCCCGCGTGCTCAAGGGGTGGCCGTCGTGCCGgacggcgcgggaggcggcggccgccgccgcggtcaccACCACGCGGCTTGCGATGCCGGAGGCCGTCGTGGAGAAGGCCGCGCTGCCGCCCAAGA GAATTTATAGGAACAATGGTTATTTGATGGTTTCATGCAATGGTGGGCTTAACCAAATGCGAGCCGCT ATATGTGATATGGTTGCCATTGCAAGATATTTGAATATAACTTTAATAGTTCCCGAGTTGGATAAGACATCATTTTGGAATGACCCAAG CGAATTTCAGGATATATTTGATGTTGAACATTTTGTAACCTCTCTTAGAGACGAGGTTCGTATACTTAGAGAATTGCCACCGAGAATAAAGAGAGGAGTGGAATTAGGGAAATTCCACTCCATGCCTCCTATCAGTTGGTCAGATATATCTTATTACCATAAGCAG ATTCTTCCTTTGATTCGGAAGTACAAGGTCCTCCATCTGAATAGAACTGATGCTAGGTTGGCAAATAATGGTCTGCCTCTGGAGATTCAGAGATTGCGTTGCCGGGTGAATTACGCTGCACTGAAATTTACACCCCAAATTGAAGAGTTAGGCAGGAGAGTAATTAGAATACTCCGCCAAAATGGCCCCTTTTTAGTTCTCCATTTACGTTACGAGATGGATATGCTTGCTTTCTCTGGCTGTACTCAAGGTTGCACTCCTAAGGAAGCAGAGGAGCTTACAAGAATGAG ATATGCTTACCCATGGTGGAAAGAGAAAGTAATAAACTCTTTTGTGAAAAGAAAAGACGGCCTTTGCCCTCTGACGCCAGAGGAGATTGCTCTTGTCCTTAGAGCATTGGATATCGACAAAAATATGCAAATATATATTGCAGCTGGTGAGATATATGGTGGAAAACGCAGAATGGCTTCTCTTACCTCGGCTTACCCTAACGTG GTGAGAAAGGAGACACTTCTGGAACCTTCTGATCTCATGTTCTTTCAGAACCATTCATCGCAAATGGCAGCGCTGGACTACTTGGTATCGTTGGAAAGTGATATCTTTGTTCCAACATATGATGGCAACATGGCTAAAGTTGTCGAGGGCCACCGCAG GTACATGGGCTTCAAGAAAACGATCCTGTTGGATCGAAAACTTATAGTTGAGCTGGTAGATCAGTATACCAGTGGTTCTTTGCGGTGGGATGAGTTCTCTTCATTAATCAAGGCTGTCCATGCCAACCGGATGGGATCAGCGACCACCAGGACGGTGATCCCTGACAGACCGAAAGAAGAGGACTACTTCTATGCTAACCCTCAAGAATGCCTGCGACATCCCAATCTGCTTCGAACATCGTGA
- the LOC117841554 gene encoding uncharacterized protein has translation MDLWERARAFAGEAAKRSQELSAEAAKRSSALVSETAKKSKEIFSETASKSREIAAEATKQADLLAGQIKHLASDLPVPSIPPIPAIPPIPSAAAPEPDAEELERYGITDDLREFVKGMTISTFRDFPLQDEPEMSDVPTVSNVRQDLNEWQAKHATLVLSSVKEISKFRYELCPRYMKERKFWRVYFLLVNSYIAPFEKKYFEELKVKAEEEKKDSQKEASQSQASQATTAEQKDSKAPSKTSTSTNPEHDLDVFLLGDLGSDDEGPDGGDDGDDFDKIDATSGLESDDDDKNRGKAEDAK, from the exons ATGGATCTCTGGGAGAGGGCCCGGGCgttcgccggcgaggcggcgaagCGGTCGCAGGAGCTGTCCGCGGAGGCGGCCAAGCGCTCCTCGGCGCTGGTCtcggagacggcgaagaagtcCAAGGAGATCTTCTCCGAGACCGCCTCCAAGTCGCGGGAGATCGCCGCCGAGGCCACCAAGCAGGCCGACCTCCTCGCCGGTCAGATCAAGCACCTCGCCTCCGACCTCCCCGTGCCCTCGATCCCGCCCATCCCCGCGATCCCGCccatcccctccgccgccgcgccggagcccgacgccgaggagctcgagCGGTACGGGATCACCGACGACCTCCGCGAGTTCGTCAAGGGCATGACCATAAGCACTTTCCGCGACTTCCCCCTGCAAG ATGAGCCGGAGATGTCGGATGTGCCCACGGTGTCGAATGTGCGTCAGGATCTGAACGAGTGGCAGGCCAAGCACGCCACACTCGTCCTCTCGTCCGTCAAG GAAATATCAAAGTTCAGATATGAGCTATGCCCAAGATACATGAAAGAACGCAAATTCTGGCGGGTATATTTTTTGCTGGTAAACAGCTACATAGCCCC CTTTGAGAAGAAATATTTTGAGGAGCTGAAAGTGAAAgcagaggaagagaaaaaggaTTCCCAGAAGGAAGCATCCCAGTCCCAGGCCTCACAAGCTACAACTGCAGAACAGAAAGACTCAAAAGCCCCAAGCAAGACTTCTACTTCAACGAATCCGGAACATGATCTGGATGTATTTCTGCTGGGAGATCTGGGTAGTGACGATGAGGGCCCTG atggtggtgatgatggtgatgaCTTCGATAAGATTGATGCTACCTCA GGATTGGAAAGTGACGACGATGACAAAAACCGAGGAAAGGCAGAAGATGCAAAGTAG